In a single window of the Gossypium hirsutum isolate 1008001.06 chromosome A13, Gossypium_hirsutum_v2.1, whole genome shotgun sequence genome:
- the LOC107894247 gene encoding cytochrome P450 CYP749A22 has product MQNLISEDKKMETMGNLLILFAASLCLYLFVALLNVFYKYWWIPHRVQFIMNSQGIRGPPYEFIHGNNKEIAQMLMEASIKPMALTHDIFPRVMPHVYSWINKYGKTYLSWNGIRAQLLITDPELVKEVLKNSEKAFRKPKTTYFFDKLIGDGLASTEREKWARLRKLANYAFHGESLKTMTPAVVASVETMLEKWKSKEGKEIEVFQEFRLLTSEVISRTAFGSSYLEGEKIFDMLTKLSVITGRNIFKAKIPIISKFWKSADEIESERIAKMIHDSVMSIVEKREKRVVTGEADNFGCDFLGLLVNAYHEADEKNRLSIQDLVDECKTFYFAGHETVNSLLAWATLLLAIHTDWQDKARAEVIEVFGNQNPDSEGMAKLKTITMIINETLRLYPPLSGVIREVGREVQLGKLVLPTHSEVDMRIIALHHDPDLWGDDVNLFKPERFAEGIAKATKYNAAAFMPFGLGPRSCVGMSFAITEAKTALSMILQRYTFTVSPTYVHAPALRLTLKPQHGMQLLFHSLHYDA; this is encoded by the exons ATGCAAAATCTGATCAGTGAAGATAAGAAAATGGAGACCATGGGAAATCTTCTAATCCTGTTTGCAGCTTCTTTATGCCTCTACCTCTTCGTTGCTTTGCTCAATGTTTTCTACAAGTATTGGTGGATACCTCATCGGGTACAGTTCATCATGAATTCACAAGGAATCAGAGGACCTCCTTATGAATTTATCCATGGAAACAACAAAGAAATTGCCCAAATGCTCATGGAAGCATCTATCAAACCTATGGCCTTGACACACGATATATTTCCCAGAGTCATGCCTCATGTTTACTCCTGGATCAACAAATACG GGAAGACTTATCTTAGTTGGAATGGAATTCGAGCTCAACTGCTAATTACAGACCCAGAACTGGTCAAAGAGGTCCTTAAAAACAGTGAAAAAGCTTTTCGAAAGCCAAAGACTACATATTTCTTCGACAAGCTAATAGGCGACGGGCTTGCTTCAACCGAACGTGAGAAATGGGCAAGGCTAAGGAAACTGGCCAATTATGCCTTTCATGGGGAGAGCTTAAAA ACTATGACTCCAGCTGTAGTTGCTAGCGTTGAAACCATGCTTGAGAAATGGAAAAGTAAGGAGGGCAAAGAGATAGAAGTGTTCCAAGAGTTCAGATTATTGACTTCAGAAGTGATATCCAGAACCGCCTTTGGTAGCAGTTACTTGGAAGGGGAGAAGATTTTTGACATGTTGACGAAGTTGTCAGTAATTACAGGCagaaatatttttaaagcaaagatTCCCATCATCAG CAAGTTTTGGAAATCTGCtgatgaaattgaatcagaaagAATTGCCAAAATGATACATGATTCTGTGATGAGCATTGttgaaaaaagggaaaagaggGTAGTGACCGGAGAAGCTGATAATTTCGGCTGTGATTTTCTGGGATTACTTGTTAATGCTTATCATGAGGCGGACGAGAAAAACAGACTTTCGATACAAGATTTGGTAGATGAGtgtaaaactttttattttgctGGGCATGAAACAGTCAATTCCTTGCTTGCATGGGCAACCCTGCTTTTAGCAATACACACCGATTGGCAAGACAAAGCAAGAGCAGAGGTGATTGAGGTCTTTGGTAATCAAAACCCAGATTCTGAAGGGATGGCCAAATTAAAGACG ATTACCATGATTATCAATGAAACTTTACGGCTTTATCCTCCTTTAAGTGGCGTGATAAGAGAAGTAGGAAGAGAAGTCCAATTAGGAAAACTTGTCCTGCCTACACATTCAGAGGTCGACATGCGAATCATAGCACTTCACCATGATCCTGACTTATGGGGAGATGATGTTAATCTTTTCAAGCCAGAGAGGTTTGCTGAAGGGATAGCGAAAGCTACTAAGTACAATGCAGCTGCatttatgccttttggattgggACCTCGATCTTGCGTTGGCATGAGCTTTGCAATCACTGAGGCGAAAACTGCACTTTCCATGATTCTGCAACGCTACACTTTCACCGTCTCCCCTACTTATGTTCACGCACCTGCACTACGTCTTACACTCAAGCCACAACATGGGATGCAGTTGTTGTTTCATTCACTACATTATGATGCTTAA